A window from Pseudomonas sp. MRSN 12121 encodes these proteins:
- a CDS encoding response regulator, protein MTAVDLPAVPRVLIAEADPWSRDLLKQVLLNVRCDARLDVCADGQQALQLLADKPYDLVIADWELPGVDGLGLLRSVRHRRRNPVLPFILLSARNDSASVREALPLAPTAYLTKPLNMEGLTQRLQDLLLDAGQEVSCEVPALAPGKTLWAFLERRRDLADGAPLLADVQLAVKRSLNPDGLDLKLLEQEVGTDPQITAVLIAAANSAAQHHGSAVQTLAQALQRLGSGQSMNLILGLALKRSARLSDPALADYAERYWELSLHTAEYARTLARLLDLDQERCYCAGLLHRLGDLALLRCLQEWKQAGGALDDMEEIGDALEEFGAGYGSALRTRWRLPLELRELIASVYQLGGGVYSREALVMNLAAQLARLRPSEGLEELASGKTARLLKVGLPELSRLRKS, encoded by the coding sequence ATGACTGCTGTGGATTTACCCGCTGTACCGCGAGTGTTGATTGCCGAGGCGGATCCTTGGTCGCGGGATCTGCTCAAGCAGGTGTTGCTCAATGTGCGTTGCGACGCGCGGCTGGATGTCTGTGCCGATGGCCAGCAAGCGTTGCAGTTGCTGGCCGACAAACCCTATGACCTGGTGATCGCCGACTGGGAGTTGCCCGGCGTCGATGGCCTGGGCCTGCTGCGCAGCGTGCGCCACCGTCGGCGCAACCCGGTGTTGCCCTTCATCCTCCTGAGCGCTCGCAATGACAGCGCCAGCGTGCGCGAGGCCCTGCCGCTGGCGCCGACGGCCTACCTGACCAAGCCGCTGAACATGGAAGGCCTGACCCAGCGCCTGCAGGACCTGCTGCTGGATGCCGGCCAGGAAGTGTCGTGCGAGGTGCCCGCCCTGGCGCCGGGCAAGACCTTGTGGGCCTTTCTCGAGCGCCGTCGCGACCTGGCCGATGGCGCGCCACTGCTCGCCGATGTGCAACTGGCGGTAAAGCGCAGCCTCAACCCCGACGGTCTCGACCTCAAGCTGCTGGAGCAAGAGGTGGGCACCGACCCGCAGATCACCGCCGTGCTGATCGCCGCGGCCAACAGCGCTGCCCAGCATCACGGCAGCGCGGTGCAGACCCTGGCCCAGGCGCTGCAACGCCTGGGTTCCGGGCAGAGCATGAACCTGATTCTGGGCCTGGCCCTCAAGCGCAGCGCGCGCCTGAGCGACCCGGCCCTGGCCGACTACGCCGAACGTTACTGGGAACTGTCGCTGCACACCGCCGAATATGCCCGGACCCTGGCCCGGCTGCTGGACCTGGACCAGGAGCGCTGTTATTGCGCGGGCCTGTTGCATCGCCTGGGAGACCTGGCGTTGCTGCGTTGCCTGCAGGAATGGAAGCAGGCCGGCGGCGCGCTGGACGACATGGAAGAAATCGGCGATGCCCTGGAGGAGTTCGGCGCCGGCTATGGCTCGGCCCTGCGCACCCGCTGGCGCCTGCCGCTGGAGCTGCGCGAGCTGATCGCGTCGGTGTATCAACTGGGAGGCGGGGTCTATTCCCGCGAGGCGCTGGTGATGAACCTCGCTGCGCAGCTGGCCCGCCTGCGTCCGTCCGAAGGCCTCGAAGAGCTGGCCAGCGGCAAGACCGCGCGCTTGCTCAAGGTCGGTTTGCCGGAACTGAGCCGCCTGCGCAAAAGCTGA
- the gabT gene encoding 4-aminobutyrate--2-oxoglutarate transaminase has product MSKTNADLMARRVAAVPRGVGQIHPIFADSAKNATVTDVEGREFIDFAGGIAVLNTGHLHPKIVAAVSEQLNKLTHTCFQVLAYEPYVELCEKVNAKVPGDFAKKTLLVTTGSEAVENSVKIARAATGRAGVIAFTGAYHGRTMMTLGLTGKVVPYSAGMGLMPGGIFRALYPNELHGVSIDDSIASIERIFKNDAEPKDIAAIIIEPVQGEGGFYVAPKAFMQRLRALCDQHGILLIADEVQTGAGRTGTFFAMEQMGVAADLTTFAKSIAGGFPLAGVCGKAEYMDAIAPGGLGGTYAGSPIACAAALAVMEVFEEEHLLDRCKAVGERLVTGLKAIQAKYPVIGEVRALGSMIAVELFDDGDYHKPNAAAVAAVVAKARDKGLILLSCGTYGNVLRVLVPLTSPDEQLDKGLAIIEECFAEL; this is encoded by the coding sequence ATGAGCAAGACTAACGCTGATCTGATGGCCCGCCGTGTCGCCGCTGTTCCACGCGGTGTAGGCCAGATTCACCCGATCTTCGCCGATTCCGCGAAGAACGCCACGGTAACCGACGTTGAAGGTCGCGAGTTCATCGACTTCGCCGGCGGTATCGCCGTACTCAACACCGGCCACCTGCACCCGAAAATCGTCGCCGCAGTGAGCGAGCAGCTGAACAAGCTGACCCATACCTGCTTCCAGGTCCTGGCCTACGAGCCTTACGTGGAACTGTGCGAAAAAGTGAACGCCAAGGTGCCGGGCGATTTCGCCAAGAAAACCCTGCTGGTGACCACCGGCTCCGAAGCCGTGGAAAACTCCGTGAAGATCGCCCGTGCCGCCACTGGCCGCGCCGGCGTGATCGCCTTCACCGGCGCCTATCACGGCCGCACCATGATGACCCTGGGCCTGACCGGCAAGGTCGTGCCTTACTCGGCCGGCATGGGCCTGATGCCAGGCGGCATCTTCCGCGCGCTGTACCCGAACGAACTGCACGGCGTGAGCATCGACGACTCGATCGCTTCCATCGAGCGCATCTTCAAGAACGACGCCGAGCCGAAAGACATCGCCGCGATCATCATCGAGCCTGTACAGGGCGAAGGTGGTTTCTACGTGGCGCCGAAAGCGTTCATGCAGCGTCTGCGCGCCCTGTGCGACCAGCACGGCATCCTATTGATCGCCGACGAAGTACAGACCGGCGCTGGCCGTACCGGCACCTTCTTCGCGATGGAGCAGATGGGCGTCGCCGCCGACCTGACCACCTTCGCCAAGTCCATCGCCGGTGGCTTCCCGCTGGCCGGTGTGTGCGGCAAGGCCGAATACATGGACGCCATCGCCCCTGGCGGCCTGGGCGGCACCTACGCCGGTAGCCCGATCGCCTGCGCGGCGGCCCTGGCGGTGATGGAAGTGTTCGAGGAAGAACACCTGCTGGACCGCTGCAAGGCGGTTGGCGAGCGTCTGGTGACCGGCCTCAAGGCCATCCAGGCCAAGTACCCGGTGATCGGTGAAGTGCGCGCCCTGGGTTCGATGATTGCGGTCGAGCTGTTCGACGACGGCGACTACCACAAGCCGAACGCCGCCGCCGTGGCTGCCGTAGTGGCCAAGGCTCGCGACAAGGGTCTGATCCTGCTGTCGTGCGGTACCTACGGCAACGTGCTGCGCGTGCTGGTGCCGCTGACCTCGCCGGACGAGCAACTGGACAAGGGCCTGGCGATCATCGAAGAGTGCTTCGCCGAGCTCTGA